A segment of the Marmota flaviventris isolate mMarFla1 chromosome 2, mMarFla1.hap1, whole genome shotgun sequence genome:
atgcttcacacatgctagggaagtgctctaccactaagtcacagccccagccctgtgggtTCCATCTTACCATCCTGACACGGGTCCTGGTCCTGGCATTCCTTCAGAGGTGCCCGAGTTCCAGTTCCTGATTGGGGATGCTGCATCAACACAGCTGAGGCAGAGCACGAGCATCGACGCCCAGGCCGTGGCCTCTGCTTTGCGGAATTGCTTCTCTCAGCTGATGAAGAGTGAGAAGAAGGTGGTGGTAGAGCAGCTCAACCTGTTGGTGAAGCGGGTCTCCCAGCAAGGTGGGCATAGTTATAGACCTGGATGGGTGCAAtgcccttgcctgggctccttgacATAGACACAAGGCTGTGGGGACAGGGTTCTCTACCCCTTTGCCCAAGAGGAATACTGAAGAACTCAACTTAGAAGACCTGTTGGCCACTACCATTTCTTTCCCAGTCTTTGTGGAACAAGGCCATAGGTGGAGTGCTGCTTTCTGACTGGTTGTTTTTAGACAATTGTAGGCAGACTTGAAGACTTTTCTGATGCCTTCTACCCAGGCATTCAGATTCTCCCCAATCCTGCAACTGCTTCCCATGGATAGACTTGTGTTTGGAGCTGGAAAACAGGAAGGGGACAAGAGGATCATCTCTCTCTCTAAAGGACTGATGTTTAGCGCTTGCAATCATTAGCTTTTTCTTAACTACCTCTTATGTGCCTGATTTGTGCTAAGGAGAGTTCAGGAAATGGCTGATGGGTATGGTCATCACCTTTTGGGCTGAAGAGTCAATATAAGCAGAGAGAAATATAAAGTAGACAACCTCTCAGCTATAAGCTGATGTGGTAGCCCCCATCCCGTCTCTAGTGGCCCCAGAGCTCTCTTCTGGCTCTGTTTCTGCACATTTCCCCTGCTGTGCTTCCTTTGAACCACACATTGTTTGTTTCATCGAAGcatacagtttttgtttttctttttgcggGGAGTGGTTTTGGGTGTTTTCTCTGCTTATTCTCACAGCTCAACAGATTGCTCCTGTTCTAAACTCTCAAAGCTCCCTGTTCATACATCTGGGTATAGCCTTAGCACCGGTGAGTCTATGTATCACATGCATACTTTAAAACTGGGCTCTCTCCAGACCAGGGACCTGTTTCTGAACTTCAACAGGCTATGAAGACTGAACTGCCCTCCAACCCAGACCAGCTGATTTCTTCACTGTGGCACTTAACACATTCtgtctttatttataaatacccTCCTCACTTCTTTGCCTGCCCCTTCCAAGAATCCTGCTCTCACTGCTGTAGCCAGACTGAGCTCATTTTCCCTGGTCAGTCTCCAGGACACATTTTGGCCCGTGGCACATTTTACCTTGTGTTCTCTTGGGTAGACAACCATCCCAGTTTTCCTGGGACTGAGATTTTCTGAGACATGGGGCTTTCAGTACTAAAAAAGAGAATGTCCTAACCTAAGAGTTTGTTCTCCTTCATGGAACCCTTTTGAGCCATCTCCCAATCGAGATTATGAGCTCCAAGATCACTGTTCTCAACCAGGGGAACTTTGGCAATTGTGTGGAAACTTTTCTGGTTGTTAGAACCTGGATTGGGGGTGATGGTGGTGTCTTGTAGGTAGAGGCTAAGGATGCATGCAGCAATAAGCAGGACAGCCCTATATTTAACAAGGGATCCAAAATGCCAGTAGTGTCGAGATTGAGAGATCTTATCCTGAATGGAACACACTTTAGCCCTTTTAGAGGTCAGTGTAAGCCAGGCAGACAGTTGAAGTGTGAGAGAGAGCATCTGTGTGGGCAGGAGTATCAGGAAGGCTGGATCCCAAAAAGCAGGAGATGACTAGGACAGGCCCAAGCATAGCTTCTGCATTCATGGGGCAAGAACTCTTCCCCAAGACTCCTTGCCCTGAGTAAGGCTAGAATACACTAAGTGGGACTGAAGCATTGGTCTACTCTGTGACCCCCAGTGTCTGCTGGAAACAACATGGAGGACATCTGTGGAGAGCTCCTGCTACAGCTGCACCAGCAGTATCCAGGTGACATTGGCTGTTTTGCCATCTACTTCCTGAACCTGCTTACCTTGAAGCCAGGAGAGGCCATGTTTCTGGAGGCCAATGTGCCTCATGCCTACGTGAAGGGAGGTGAGCCCCTTTTCAGCAGAACTGCCATCCCTGGTAGACCTTGTTTTCCCATCTGGACAAAAAGAGGATGGCTATGGATACTTTCTCTAAGGTCCATCCATCTCTAATCTCTGAGAGCTCCTGGGCAGAAAGGGAAAATGCCAGTAGGTATGGTGAATGTCAGCTTAGCAGTAGACACTGTTTATGATCTTCTGCCAACCTGGAAGGTAATAAGACTGATGTTAAGTCCTGTCAGTGAGTGTGGGAACTGAAGTTGGAACCCAGGCTATATTGGACAAGGCTGCTCTTCTCTCCCTTACATCATCCAGCTTTTACATGCCTATTCTGTCTACCATTTTttactgtactggggattgatctcagtgctttaccactgagctacattccctttttgttgtttgagacagggttttcttAAATTGCTCATGCTGTCCTTGAACCTGCAGttttcctgcctgagcctcccaagttactgggattgcaggcatacgccactgcacctagccacctggatttttttttttacattaatataTGCAtcaggggggctgggattgtggctcagcggtagagtgctcgcctagcacaggcagcaccagggttcgatcctcagtaccacataaaaataaaggcattgtgttgtgtccatctacacctaaaaaaatatttaaaaaaaaatatatgtatcagggctgggtgcagtggtgtatgcctgtaatctcagcagctcaggaggcctaggcaggaggaagttcaaagccagccttgggctggggatgtggctcaagcggtagcacgcttgcctggcatgcgtgcggcccgggttcgatcctcagcaccacatacaaagaaagatgttgtgtccgccgaaaactaaaaaataaatattaaaaaaaaaaagaaagccagccccagcaacttagcgaagccctaagtgagaccgtctctaaataaaatacaaaaaagggtgggggatgtggctcagtggttaagtgcccctgagttcaatccctggttacccccacACTCCCCCCGCCCCCAAGAAAAAAGATATGCATCCCCTCAGAAGgtgattaatatatatttttagttgtagatggacacaatatatttatttatttacttttatgtggtgctgaggatggaacccagtgcctcacatgtgcgagtcAAGCACTCTTAACACTGAGGTATAGCTACAGCCCCTCACAGGTGATTTTTGACTGTTGGCAGCATCCACTCATGCCTAGGAGTCTGTCACAGAAGTACGACTAGTCAGGAGGTTTGGGGCTCCCCTAGGGGTTAATATGACTCCTCCTGACCTGTCACCTATTTTTGGAGTCTGGTATCTTAACTTCATTCTCCCAGAAAACAGTATTGTATTTACACATTTTTACCTAACTCTATAAGGGGTTCACAGACTTCAGGTTAGGAGGCCCAGCCTCAGAGAGCCTTCTCCAAGGCATAATTCATCAGCTTAGCACATGACAATTGTCTGCCCCCAGACTGCGTGGAGTGTATGGCATGTTCGGACAACACAGTGCGTGCTGGCTTGACACCCAAGTTCATCGATGTGCCAACTCTATGTGAGATGCTCAGCTATACCCCTACCCCCAGCAAGGACAGGCTCTTCCTCCCAACACAGAGTCAGGAAGACCCATACCTCTTCATCTATGACCCCCCTGTGCCAGACTTCACCATTATGAAAATGGAGGTAAGTGGGAGAGGGGATGGTGAACTGGCAAGGACTACAATATGGAGTATACCTGGGGCTGGGTTTCCCTTCTGTCAAGCACACCTACTAGTGACAGTTACAGGGCCCATCCACTCTATACCTGGGACCTCCATGCTGATAAGAGCTTGAATATTAGGGGAGGTGGCAGCAGGGCTGTTCCTCACTGCCCTTGAAGTTGTCCTGAGTCTGGGACCTGATTGGTGCAGAGTCTAAGCTATATTATCCTGCTTCTTCTTGCCCAGGTCCCTGGCTCTGTCACTGAATACAAGGTCTTGGCACTGGACTCTGCCAGTATCCTCCTGATGGTGGAAGGAACGGTGACAGCCAGCACTCCCACAGCACAGGCTGCAATCTCCCTGCAGCGTGGTGGGGTGCTCTTCATTGGGGCCAATGAGAGTGTCTCACTGAAGCTTACTGTGCCTGAGGACTTGCTGATGTTTCGGGCCTGCTGTCTGCTATAGAGACAACTGCCTTGCTAGCTCTCCTCTGCCAGCCACTCTAGCTCCAGGCCACTCCAAGCCCTTTCCTTGTTTTGCACTGTGTGTGCACCCTAGAAAAGCTGGGGAAGTAAACCTGTGGGTTGTGACTTCCGAGCATGCCCAGGCTAAACCATCTTCTCTTGGGATGAAAGGCCCATTGGAGGGCTAAGGCCTGATCCTTCTCTTGTATTCTGTTACCACTCCTCACCACACCTGAGCCAGGCTCTTGCCAGTTCAGGAGGCAACAGCTGTACTCCAGCCCACGGTATGAGGCCGTCTAGTGAAATCTGTGACCCATCATTACCTCAGCATCCATCAGAGCAATTGGTAAGGTATAATTTAAGAACAAGGTTCTTGCCTTGGGACTACCTACTTATTTCTTCAGCTGTAGAGGATTGGGAAAGGGTAGGCTCTCTTGCTCTGTCAAAGCAATTAAAGATCACTTGTTTTGACCCTGTAAAGAACATTTCCACCTTTGGCATTTCTGTCCCTGAAGTTGGCTGAAACAGCCCTCCCTGAACGTTGTCCAATTTTTGCTTTATTCCTACTTATAAAGTGGGCAGGCTGGATCCCAGAATCTTTTTATAGCAAGTAGTAGGAGAGAAGAAGCCACTTTCAGCCTTGGATGCACAGTTTGCAGGCATGCCTTGAGCTCTCCAGAAAGAGAAGATGAGTATAAGAATATACTAGTGCAACACTCCCTTTTTTtagtaccagtgattgaacccaggaacatttaaccactgagtcacatctccagtcctttgttaagtattttatttagagaaggagtctcactaagttgctgaagctggctttgaatgggcagtcctcctgcctcagcctcccaagccactgggattacagatgtgtgccacctcaACCAGTGCAACACTCCTATTTTTCAATTGACCTTAATCAAGAGTCTGCAAACTAGGGCTGGTAGACCAGTTCTGGTCACACCTACTAATTTACATACATTTTGGCTGCTTTCAGGCTGCAATGATGAAGTCATGTAGTTGCACCAGACTATGTGGTCTGCAAagctgaatttattcattttttgcagcactggctctgtcactgaggattgaacccaggacttcatgcaggctaggcaagcattctaccacagagctacatccccaacccccatttttttttttaactggtggTGCTAAGGAGCAAACCCAGGACCTTCTGTAtgttctaccatggagctataccATACCATTAGCCCAAGCTGAAACTACGAGAAAAAATTGTCAACTTATTATCTAAACATATTGTCATTATAGATTACAGGGATTCAGTGGCAGAATGATCCAGTTTCCATTGTGAGAAACTCAGCTACCTCTCTTAAGCTGGCAGGAAGTACTAAGGAGGGCATCTGCTCTCCTTGTGCTCATCTCCAGGGGTGAAACACACTTCTGCAAGAGGCTGCTTGCCTGTTGGTGTCACTGCTGAGGTTTCTAACCTGCAGCCTTAAATCCTTTTGCTCCAGACTATGCAAAGACTCAGACCACTGCTGCTCCTTCCTGTGGGGCAAAGGCTTAGACTCATAGAGAAGAAAGTTTCTGGGCTTCTATACTACACCCCCTATTAAAATGGCATTTCAGAAAACtaccttcaaaaatattttgggacAGGATATGGTGGtatctgcctgtgatcccagtagctcatgaagctgaggcaggaggaagattGGAAGATCAAAACTTTGAGCCCAGGgactggggttatgactcagcagtagagcgctcgctaGCGcatgtaaggccctgagttcgatactcagcaccacataaaaataaataaataaaggtattgtgtccaactacaactaaaaaaaaaaagtttgaggccagtttgggcaacttagtgagatcttgtctcaaaagaaaaaaagggttgAAGATTAGGTCAATGGCAGAGTAGCCCATAGTATCATCCAGTCCATagtatcatcaaaaaaaaaaaaaacaattttttttcctctaaagttTCTTCAGCTGATAATTAAAGATAAGCAGGAAAGAAAGGGTCTGCTAAAGGGAACCCATTCTAAATAGTGACCTGCAAGGGCCCATTCCACTCATGATCTCCAGTGAAACAGGCCTGAAAATGATGCCCATGGGGAACAGCAGAAAAGGGGAAGGGTGCTTCCTGGGCTATTAagctatttcttccttttagcaTTCCAGGCCTTTCTTTAAAATCCTGTTGCCACAACAGACACAGCTCAACTAGCATGACTGCATTTATTCTTATTAAACGTACAAGGGTGTATAAGTACAAGCCAAGAGGTCTGTAGAGCACTGTGTAAATACCAGATGGAACCATTCCTGTCTGTGAGGGAAGCCTAGATGCACCCCTCTCCATAGGGGACAGTCAACTGCATAATAACATCCAGCACTCTGAATTAAGGCTATTTGGCTCTGAGCAACTTGGAGCCTTTACTGGTGGTATTTTGGTCTGTGGCCCTTGAGTTGTCTCCTGCTCCATATCCCTGCAGCTTTCTCCACACGTAATTCCTACACAGAGTTGTTCAGCTGCGGAATATCCCTTCCAGGGAGAATTGCAGCCAAGTGCCCCAGTGTTGATTACAGCAACAACTTACGCAGAGGGTGTGATTTTGGGGTCCTGCCacctcccagcagctgccaaaagCCCAGGTAAATCTCTCCTAACCAAGCCTCCCACAGAAATATGGATCCATACCTGGCTTCCACAGCTACCTTGTGCCCTCACTAAGTCTCCACCACTATCACAAAGTCTTTCTCTATATTGTCCACATCTGCTCTTCCCCTCCATAGAAACCTGAAGGCCTAGAAACTAACTGGTAGGGTAAGAGGTTCAGAATGGAGATGCTAATGTTCCGTGCTCTGAATGTTGGGCACCTTGGTAAAGTTGCAGAGTCTCATTCCAGAACAGAAAAACCATCTGCCTCCTCTGTCCCCAGACCCCAAGGTGATACACCTCTGGTCTCCGATCTATCTCCCTTCTAGAATGCTGCTAGTTAGCAGAGTAAATTAACCACAGCCTCTGAATACTGTAAGCTCCTGTCAACCTTCCAGTTTGAGAAAAACAATCAAGCTCTATTAGGATGACCTTGAGGATAGTTGTCCAACAAATGATGATTAAGGTATATTTTATATCTAACTTCTCAGTCTCCCAGTCACCTCTTGTGGTAGGGATACCATACCATGTCCTGTAGTGGTCACAGGACATTATGTAAAGCAAGAACTTGGACACTTTTGCATGGGACCCacaccctaatcctatgcccctTGAGCTGAGAACCCTGTCCACTCCCACCTCACCATGGTCCTGGgtgaggtggaaaaaaaaaaagaatggatgagGAGCAGTGAAAAACTAAATTCCAATAAGAGGCTAGGTATAACGAGAAATTATCCAGTGGGGGCAACAGGGGGAATTATGCCTGTTTCTGCTATGTTCAGGCGGGGGCCAAGAGAGGCTAGGTTCACACTGTGGTTTGCCTTAAAGCCCAATCCTTTATTTTTGGCAGAgctaggggttgaatccagggattCACAAAAGCTATGTAAATGCTCCTACACCCCCAGTCCATAAAGTCGAATCCTGAGCATCcactgtgaggctgaggcagaggaatcTGGCTCCACAGTGGCTTGTACTACAGGGGAGGCTCTGTGTAATGGTGGGCTGATCTCAGGAAGAGACCTGGTTTCTAGCTTTGGTCTCTCCTTCCAATTCTGAGAGCTGCAGTCTAGGCCAAAGACCACAAAGCAGCACCAGCAGAACACTCACTCTACCACTTCCCACaactttaaaaagcaacaaatagGAAGGCACTCTGCCTTTGCAGCTCCCTCTGCTGGTAATCATGAAAACTGCAGGCTTCTAGAGCCAGTGCCAGTACTTTCATGCCAACCTTCCAGCTCAAAGACTGGGTGGAGAAGCTAGCTCAGACcaaggaaatataaatgaatgaatatgtacATGATGGACCAGTTTTTCTCTAGGGAAGGGCTGAATGAGTTACTAAACTTACACAGACATTGAACTGGTACAGTGTCCCCCAGGTTCAGGAATTCTGAAAGCCATGATCCTGATGTGTCATTAAGCAACCTGTTATATTTACTGCCACAGCCGGACAGATGTAATATGAAGAGGACAAAAGGGATTTACTTTGCTGTCTTGGTAAGACAAGAGAATAGAGGAGAGGATTATAAGCCAGGATATGGAACAGAAATAATTGCTGCCCAAAAGGCAGCCTCACATTCCCACATCAGTGCTTCCTTAATCCACCTTAGAGttgggaagaagaggaaaacacaGAATTCTTTGTACTGGTCTcagttaaaaatttgaaattcctGGCTACAGGCTGTAAAGTGGTGTCTCCTGCCTCCACACATCTACAGCACAGCCTGAACTCAAAagctctcttttcctcttccataCAGCACCATGACAAATACCAATAAAGATCTCTGCAATTGGTTTTCTTAGCCACCTGTTAGTCAAAAATCCTGTTTCTGCCCTTATTAAAGTAGTTTCTCTAAACTGCTCCAACAACAGAGGAAAACTGCAGAATTCTATCCATCCCCTCATCACCCAGATTGGAGGTGGGGCTCTGGCCTGAGAAGCACCAGGTGAGGGCTCTCCTGCAGGTTATGGACCTTCCCAGAGAGTCAGTGCCTCCACTGATTGTGAACTGACAgcagttctcactgcactctgaGCTATGAAGGGCCAACAGAGTTCTGTAGGCCTCGTGGTGAGCAGGGTCCACCTTGGAGAATTATGGCTACTGGAGGGTACAGGAAGAATCCCCAAGACAGCACCAGCAGCAAGAGCATGTGGAGGAGGCCATAGGCTTAGGGGGAATGAGGTCCAAGTCCTCATCATCTGGAATCTCATCCAGGTGATACCCATCTTGTAGCAGCTGCCGGCTCACATCCTGGTTTACCTGctaagagaagagaggaggggattATAAGCCAGCTGCCTAAAAGGCAGCCTCACATTCCCATATCAGTGCTTCCTGTCCATGCTCCACCCCCAGGCCAACCCCACACAGCTCTCCTGACTATAGGAGGAAGTATCACCTTTTCCTGTTGTGCCTTCTCAGCAATGAGGGGCACCTAGGAGCCTTAGCTAGTAATGTCCAGTATTCACTGACTCTCAGGAGCTGCTCTTACTAAAGAATCCTTAGGCACCTGGTACTAACACCAAATTCTAGATTATGTTGGAAGTCATTGTTCTTATCTTTCCCACTGAAAACCCAGATGTCCCTGTCAAGCCTAAAGAATATAGGACAATGATAACAGAACAACAGGCTTAGAGTCCTGGGTTACTGTGGAAGCAGGCAGGGAGCGGCTTTGTTTGTACTGCCTATTAGACCTGTTATCCTTCCCTGCCAGCCAAGCTGGGTCCCTGCAAAGTAGAACCAGCCAGCCTGGTTTCACCAGTTCCACTGAGCAGACAGGAAATAAATAAGGCAGGAAAAAGTATAAGATTTCCTCTGGTTCTTGgctattttcttagttttaacaCTCTTAGATACTCAAGGAGGATACAACATGCAAActgcttttctctttcccagAAACAAAAGGTTAACCAAAGATTCcaggaaaataaggaagaaatattgGTGGTGTGCAGTTATAGACCCAGAATTTTACCTCCTTTAAAGGGAGTTAGCTACATGTTggacctttttctttctttctttcttgcagggtcttagctgggcaaggtggcataAACTTTTAATACCAGTAACtcaggtggctgaagcaggaagattgtaagttcaaggtcagtctcagcaacttattgagaccctgtctcaaaaaataaaaagaactggggatgtagctcagtggtaaagcattcctgggttcaatctcaagtactgcaaagaaaaaaaaaagaaaaaaggtctgTGTTCCCCAGATTAACCTTGAACTCCTGCCCTCAAGcagtcctgcctctgcttcctgagtagctgcaactataggtgcatgccactgcacccagccaagaATTTTATGTTCTTGGATTTCTATCTAGGACAGAAATATGTCCACAAAGCCAGCCAGGAGTATCTCAGTCTGGAACAACTGAAGGAACTGAAGTTTTTTTGgcctagaagaaaaaaaacttgtGGAAAAAGAGCAGGGGAGTGTTGAAGGCTGACCTCAGATAGGACAGTCAAAAGGGAGATTAGAGTTGCTGCTGGAAGGCAGGTATAGGACCAATAAATGGGTCCAGGTTGCATGAAACATTTCAGATTAAGAAGGAAGACTTcttgccaggcacaatggtgcatgtcTATgatcagttactcaggaggctcagttcaaggccaactttagcaacttagtgagaccgtctcaaaaaagtaaaatggactggggatatagctcagtagtagagcatccctgggtttaaaccccagtACTGGTGGTGGGGGTAGTGCAGGGAGACTTCACTAAATATTACTGAAGAAGGGGTTATGTATGTGTTGGGGGTGGGTAGGAAGCAATGCTTCTTGGAGGTACTAAGTACCCAATTACAAGAAGCATACAAGCAATCAGAGGCTAGTAAACTCTTAACTAGGATCTATCAAAAGGATTCCTTT
Coding sequences within it:
- the Mpi gene encoding mannose-6-phosphate isomerase isoform X2; protein product: MAGQRVFPLSCVVQHYAWGKMGSSSEVARLLASNDPLAQIAEDKPYAEELAEKLHLQAPQHYPDANHKPEMAIALTSFQGLCGFRPVEEILTFLKKVPEFQFLIGDAASTQLRQSTSIDAQAVASALRNCFSQLMKSEKKVVVEQLNLLVKRVSQQVSAGNNMEDICGELLLQLHQQYPGDIGCFAIYFLNLLTLKPGEAMFLEANVPHAYVKGDCVECMACSDNTVRAGLTPKFIDVPTLCEMLSYTPTPSKDRLFLPTQSQEDPYLFIYDPPVPDFTIMKMEVPGSVTEYKVLALDSASILLMVEGTVTASTPTAQAAISLQRGGVLFIGANESVSLKLTVPEDLLMFRACCLL
- the Mpi gene encoding mannose-6-phosphate isomerase isoform X1, which produces MAGQRVFPLSCVVQHYAWGKMGSSSEVARLLASNDPLAQIAEDKPYAELWMGTHPRGDAKILDNHISQKTLGQWIAENQDCLGSKVKDTFDGKLPFLFKVLSVETALSIQAHPNKELAEKLHLQAPQHYPDANHKPEMAIALTSFQGLCGFRPVEEILTFLKKVPEFQFLIGDAASTQLRQSTSIDAQAVASALRNCFSQLMKSEKKVVVEQLNLLVKRVSQQVSAGNNMEDICGELLLQLHQQYPGDIGCFAIYFLNLLTLKPGEAMFLEANVPHAYVKGDCVECMACSDNTVRAGLTPKFIDVPTLCEMLSYTPTPSKDRLFLPTQSQEDPYLFIYDPPVPDFTIMKMEVPGSVTEYKVLALDSASILLMVEGTVTASTPTAQAAISLQRGGVLFIGANESVSLKLTVPEDLLMFRACCLL